A genomic window from Populus nigra chromosome 7, ddPopNigr1.1, whole genome shotgun sequence includes:
- the LOC133699129 gene encoding UDP-glucose 6-dehydrogenase 4-like, whose product MVKICCIGAGYVGGPTMAVIALKCPSIEVVVVDIWEPRIAAWNSDQLPIYEPGLYDVVKECRGRNLFFSKDVEKHVAEADIVFVSVNTPTKTQGLGAGKAADLTYWESAARTIADVSKSDKIVVEKSTVPVKTAEAIEKILTHNSKGIKFQILSNPEFLAEGTAIGDLFQPDRVLIGGRETPEGQKAIQALKDVYAHWVPEDRILTTNLWSAELSKLAANAFLAQRISSVNAMSALCEATGADVAEVAYAVGKDSRIGPKFLNASVGFGGSCFQKDILNLVYICECNGLPEVAEYWKQVIKINDYQKSRFVNRVVSSMFNTVSQKKIAILGFAFKKDTGDTRETPAIDVCQGLLGDKALLSIYDPQVQKEHIQRDLIMKKFDWDHPLHLQPKSASSAVEQVTVTSDAYEATKEAHGVCILTEWDEFKTLDYKKIYDNMQKPAFVFDGRNVVNADKLREIGFIVYSIGKPLDAWLKDMPAIA is encoded by the coding sequence ATGGTGAAGATCTGTTGCATTGGAGCAGGGTATGTCGGTGGGCCTACAATGGCTGTCATCGCACTCAAGTGCCCGTCAATTGAAGTGGTGGTTGTTGACATCTGGGAACCTAGGATTGCAGCCTGGAACAGTGACCAGCTCCCCATCTATGAGCCAGGCCTGTATGATGTGGTGAAGGAGTGCCGAGGCAGGAATCTCTTCTTCAGCAAAGACGTGGAGAAGCATGTCGCTGAGGCTGATATAGTTTTTGTTTCGGTCAACACCCCTACCAAAACTCAAGGTCTTGGAGCTGGCAAAGCTGCAGATCTGACGTACTGGGAGAGCGCAGCACGCACAATTGCTGATGTGTCCAAATCTGACAAAATCGTTGTTGAGAAATCAACAGTCCCAGTTAAAACTGCCGAGGCAATTGAAAAGATCTTGACCCACAACAGTAAGGGGATCAAATTCCAGATCCTCTCAAACCCTGAGTTCCTTGCAGAAGGAACTGCAATCGGTGATCTGTTTCAACCTGATCGTGTCCTCATTGGAGGGAGGGAAACCCCAGAAGGCCAGAAGGCAATCCAAGCATTGAAGGATGTGTATGCTCATTGGGTTCCTGAAGACCGCATCCTAACCACCAACCTTTGGTCTGCAGAGCTGTCCAAGCTTGCTGCCAATGCCTTTTTGGCCCAAAGGATTTCCTCCGTTAATGCCATGTCAGCACTCTGTGAGGCAACTGGGGCTGATGTTGCCGAGGTGGCCTATGCTGTTGGAAAGGATTCAAGGATTGGTCCCAAGTTCTTGAATGCTAGTGTTGGTTTTGGTGGGTCCTGCTTCCAGAAGGATATTCTGAATCTTGTTTACATCTGCGAGTGCAATGGCCTTCCAGAGGTGGCAGAGTACTGGAAACAAGTCATCAAGATCAATGATTACCAGAAGAGCCGATTTGTGAACCGTGTTGTTTCATCTATGTTTAACACAGTCTCTCAAAAGAAGATTGCCATTTTAGGGTTCGCTTTCAAGAAGGATACTGGCGACACTAGGGAGACCCCTGCCATTGATGTGTGCCAGGGACTGTTGGGAGACAAGGCTCTCTTGAGCATATATGATCCACAGGTCCAGAAAGAACATATTCAGAGGGATCTTATCATGAAAAAGTTTGATTGGGATCATCCTCTCCATCTCCAGCCGAAGAGTGCCAGCTCTGCTGTTGAGCAAGTGACTGTTACTTCTGATGCCTATGAGGCAACAAAGGAAGCCCATGGTGTATGCATCTTGACAGAGTGGGATGAATTCAAGACCCTTGATTACAAGAAGATATATGACAACATGCAGAAACCAGCTTTTGTGTTTGATGGAAGGAATGTTGTGAATGCAGATAAGCTGAGGGAGATTGGTTTCATTGTGTACTCCATTGGTAAGCCACTGGATGCATGGCTCAAGGACATGCCTGCTATCGCATAA
- the LOC133699637 gene encoding uncharacterized protein LOC133699637 isoform X1: protein MIQKRAFADDNSYEVACKHPRQMEHNDQFAPIFPLDNAHQKHLVSGDDTYRECQDVGRSASDLVTEYSNGTSKEFETGDNGCFPQFLWISNGILEADNLSFFPEYFDDGHQLRPLLEPEEARTSHDFTFRKSVSIGPEHQANVLEWGSQGSSASLNQLDESNLQVARAQSSSPGVIIDGCYENLMGTCVLPMPELEAPANYCYEATKVDCGCPDAGSIRCIKQHVSEARLKLRENLGEEIFERLGFCDMGEVVANKWTVEEEQIFREVVISNPISLGKNFWDNLSATFPSRTKKDLVNYYFNVFMLRKRAEQNRFDPQNIDSDDDEWQGIEGETVENDEDSAVESLAGQDSSAYCQEDHAENCNEYVEDEDEVVASQDGVDNVVHKVATDEECEGDVDDFSGTQFGIYHSDCAGDLGHKHFSQISGNYADDFDVQDDSCTSYEHHRDSIDCCGPLDIGADGRHSS, encoded by the exons atgattcagAAACGTGCTTTTGCTGATGATAATTCATATGAGGTTGCTTGTAAGCACCCCCGGCAAATGGAGCATAATGATCAGTTTGCTCCTATATTTCCACTTGACAATGCTCACCAGAAACATCTAGTTTCAG gtgatgacactTACAGAGAGTGTCAAGATGTAGGGAGGTCTGCAAGTGACTTGGTCACTGAATATTCAAATGGAACCAGCAAGGAGTTTGAAACTGGTGACAATGGTTGTTTTCCGCAGTTTTTGTGGATCAGCAATGGGATTCTTGAAGCAGATAATTTATCATTCTTCCCAGAATATTTTGATGATGGCCACCAGCTCAGGCCTTTACTTGAGCCTGAAGAGGCCCGCACATCTCATGATTTTACTTTTCGGAAGTCGGTTTCAATTGGACCAGAGCATCAAGCTAATGTTCTGGAGTGGGGCTCACAGGGTTCAAGCGCCTCCCTGAACCAGCTAGATGAGTCTAACCTTCAAGTTGCACGTGCACAGTCATCTAGCCCAGGTGTTATAATTGATGGTTGTTATGAGAATCTGATGGGCACTTGTGTCCTTCCCATGCCTGAACTGGAAGCACCTGCAAATTATTGTTATGAAGCCACTAAAGTTGACTGTGGGTGCCCCGATGCAGGTTCTATCAGATGCATAAAACAACATGTCTCAGAAGCTAGGCTGAAACTTAGGGAAAACCTTGGGGAAGAGATATTTGAGAGGTTGGGGTTCTGTGATATGGGAGAAGTGGTTGCAAATAAATGGACTGTTGAGGAAGAGCAAATCTTCCGTGAGGTTGTTATATCTAATCCTATATCATTAGGCAAAAACTTTTGGGACAATCTGTCGGCGACATTTCCTTCCCGAACAAAAAAGGACCTTgtcaattattatttcaatgtattCATGCTTCGGAAACGTGCTGAGCAGAACAGGTTTGACCCACAAAATATtgatagtgatgatgatgaatgGCAAGGAATTGAGGGTGAAACAGTAGAGAACGATGAGGATTCTGCAGTGGAATCCCTGGCTGGTCAGGATTCCTCAGCTTATTGTCAAGAGGACCATGCAGAGAATTGCAATGAATATGTTGAGGATGAGGATGAAGTTGTTGCTTCTCAAGATGGTGTTGATAATGTTGTCCATAAAGTTGCAACTGATGAGGAGTGTGAGGGGGATGTAGATGATTTTTCAGGAACACAATTTGGGATTTACCACAGTGATTGTGCTGGTGATCTTGGACATAAACATTTCAGTCAAATTTCTGGGAACTATGCAGATGATTTCGATGTTCAAGATGATTCATGCACATCATATGAGCATCATCGAGACAGCATTGATTGTTGTGGTCCACTTGATATAGGAGCTGATGGGAGACACTCTAGTTAA
- the LOC133699637 gene encoding uncharacterized protein LOC133699637 isoform X2: MEHNDQFAPIFPLDNAHQKHLVSGDDTYRECQDVGRSASDLVTEYSNGTSKEFETGDNGCFPQFLWISNGILEADNLSFFPEYFDDGHQLRPLLEPEEARTSHDFTFRKSVSIGPEHQANVLEWGSQGSSASLNQLDESNLQVARAQSSSPGVIIDGCYENLMGTCVLPMPELEAPANYCYEATKVDCGCPDAGSIRCIKQHVSEARLKLRENLGEEIFERLGFCDMGEVVANKWTVEEEQIFREVVISNPISLGKNFWDNLSATFPSRTKKDLVNYYFNVFMLRKRAEQNRFDPQNIDSDDDEWQGIEGETVENDEDSAVESLAGQDSSAYCQEDHAENCNEYVEDEDEVVASQDGVDNVVHKVATDEECEGDVDDFSGTQFGIYHSDCAGDLGHKHFSQISGNYADDFDVQDDSCTSYEHHRDSIDCCGPLDIGADGRHSS, from the exons ATGGAGCATAATGATCAGTTTGCTCCTATATTTCCACTTGACAATGCTCACCAGAAACATCTAGTTTCAG gtgatgacactTACAGAGAGTGTCAAGATGTAGGGAGGTCTGCAAGTGACTTGGTCACTGAATATTCAAATGGAACCAGCAAGGAGTTTGAAACTGGTGACAATGGTTGTTTTCCGCAGTTTTTGTGGATCAGCAATGGGATTCTTGAAGCAGATAATTTATCATTCTTCCCAGAATATTTTGATGATGGCCACCAGCTCAGGCCTTTACTTGAGCCTGAAGAGGCCCGCACATCTCATGATTTTACTTTTCGGAAGTCGGTTTCAATTGGACCAGAGCATCAAGCTAATGTTCTGGAGTGGGGCTCACAGGGTTCAAGCGCCTCCCTGAACCAGCTAGATGAGTCTAACCTTCAAGTTGCACGTGCACAGTCATCTAGCCCAGGTGTTATAATTGATGGTTGTTATGAGAATCTGATGGGCACTTGTGTCCTTCCCATGCCTGAACTGGAAGCACCTGCAAATTATTGTTATGAAGCCACTAAAGTTGACTGTGGGTGCCCCGATGCAGGTTCTATCAGATGCATAAAACAACATGTCTCAGAAGCTAGGCTGAAACTTAGGGAAAACCTTGGGGAAGAGATATTTGAGAGGTTGGGGTTCTGTGATATGGGAGAAGTGGTTGCAAATAAATGGACTGTTGAGGAAGAGCAAATCTTCCGTGAGGTTGTTATATCTAATCCTATATCATTAGGCAAAAACTTTTGGGACAATCTGTCGGCGACATTTCCTTCCCGAACAAAAAAGGACCTTgtcaattattatttcaatgtattCATGCTTCGGAAACGTGCTGAGCAGAACAGGTTTGACCCACAAAATATtgatagtgatgatgatgaatgGCAAGGAATTGAGGGTGAAACAGTAGAGAACGATGAGGATTCTGCAGTGGAATCCCTGGCTGGTCAGGATTCCTCAGCTTATTGTCAAGAGGACCATGCAGAGAATTGCAATGAATATGTTGAGGATGAGGATGAAGTTGTTGCTTCTCAAGATGGTGTTGATAATGTTGTCCATAAAGTTGCAACTGATGAGGAGTGTGAGGGGGATGTAGATGATTTTTCAGGAACACAATTTGGGATTTACCACAGTGATTGTGCTGGTGATCTTGGACATAAACATTTCAGTCAAATTTCTGGGAACTATGCAGATGATTTCGATGTTCAAGATGATTCATGCACATCATATGAGCATCATCGAGACAGCATTGATTGTTGTGGTCCACTTGATATAGGAGCTGATGGGAGACACTCTAGTTAA